From one Phycodurus eques isolate BA_2022a chromosome 6, UOR_Pequ_1.1, whole genome shotgun sequence genomic stretch:
- the g3bp2a gene encoding ras GTPase-activating protein-binding protein 2 isoform X3 translates to MVMEKPSPLLVGREFVRQYYTLLNKAPDFLHRFYGRNSSYVHGGLDPSGKLVEAVYGQADIHNKVMSLQFSECRTKIRHVDAHATLSDGVVVQVLGELSNNGQPMRKFMQTFVLAPEGSVANKFYVHNDIFRYEDEVFCDSEAELDEESEEEVEQEPEERQASPEPLQENPNSTAYYEPHPVTNGVEEPMEEPAPEPEMEPESKVEEVKSEVDEKVLEEMEEKAPSPVPVESPPHAQEPPKTFSWASVTSKNLPPAGTSGISPHVVKVPSSQPRVEAKLETQPAPLRPRDQRTRDRPAFPPRGPRPDVVPSSEGQMGKPHLSFVKGGRGEGESGEMDGRRTVRYPDSHQLFVGNLPHDIDESELKDFFMTYGNVVELRINTKGVSGKLPNFGFVVFDDSDPVQKILGAKVDGACIDISLPTFTHWVVLWFSDFIVSGRTIKCSSTRWQKVYN, encoded by the exons ATGGTGATGGAGAAACCAAGTCCCCTGCTTGTAGGGCGGGAGTTTGTGAGGCAGTATTACACACTGTTAAACAAGGCGCCAGACTTCCTGCACAG GTTCTACGGGAGGAACTCTTCCTATGTTCACGGGGGTCTCGACCCGAGTGGGAAGCTAGTGGAAGCAGTGTACGGGCAGGCG GATATCCACAACAAGGTCATGTCTCTGCAGTTCAGCGAGTGCCGTACAAAGATCCGCCACGTGGATGCCCACGCCACGCTCAGCGACGGCGTGGTGGTGCAGGTTCTCGGGGAACTCTCCAACAACGGGCAGCCCATGCGGAAGTTCATGCAGACGTTTGTGCTCGCTCCAGAG GGTTCAGTGGCCAACAAGTTCTATGTACACAATGACATCTTCCGTTACGAGGACGAAGTTTTTTGCGACTCTGAAGCCGAACTTGACGAGG AATCAGAGGAGGAAGTTGAACAGGAGCCAGAAGAGAGACAGGCATCCCCTGAGCCGCTGCAAGAGAACCCCAACAGCACCGCCTACTACGAGCCTCACCCCGTCAC TAACGGAGTGGAGGAGCCCATGGAGGAGCCGGCTCCAGAACCAGAAATGGAGCCTGAGTCCAAAGTTGAGGAGGTAAAGTCTGAAGTGGATGAGAAGGTTCTGgaagaaatggaggaaaaagcTCCCTCACCAGTCCCGGTGGAATCTCCACCCCATGCTCAGGAGCCACCCAAG ACCTTTTCATGGGCCTCCGTGACCAGCAAAAACCTGCCTCCTGCTGGCACCTCTGGAATCTCACCCCACGTTGTCAAAGTGCCAAGCTCACAG CCCCGAGTTGAAGCCAAGCTAGAGACGCAGCCGGCCCCGCTCCGACCCCGAGACCAGCGCACACGTGACAGACCGGCCTTCCCCCCGCGAGGACCCCGACCAG ATGTCGTGCCATCATCGGAGGGGCAAATGGGAAAACCGCACCTGAGTTTTGTTAAAG GTGGCAGAGGGGAAGGTGAATCCGGCGAAATGGACGGCAGGCGAACCGTGCGCTACCCGGACAGCCACCAGCTTTTTGTCGGCAACCTCCCGCACGATATCGACGAGAGCGAGCTCAAAGACTTCTTCATGA CCTACGGGAATGTCGTGGAGCTGCGCATCAACACCAAGGGTGTCAGCGGGAAGCTCCCCAACTTTGGATTTGTGGTGTTTGATGACTCAGATCCCGTGCAGAAAATCCTTGGGGCCAAGGTAGACGGGGCATGTATTGACATTTCATTACCCACTTTTACTCACTGGGTGGTGCTTTGGTTTag TGACTTCATAGtgtcaggcagaacaattaagtgCTCTTcaactagatggcagaaggtatatAATTAA